One genomic region from Mycobacterium basiliense encodes:
- a CDS encoding PDR/VanB family oxidoreductase — MAGTGSSWRSRPADLYGRSHRDRFATALWGVRTLFGGFAWASRWDPSRVTPVRRTHQARVIERKLVAPDVVALTLADPDGGLLPSWSPGGHIDVQLPSGRRRQYSLCGPPGRRTTYRIAIRRIADGGGGSIEMHDSYGTGDILVFEGPRNAFYVGASERDTLFVIGGIGVTPILPMIQVAQQRGIDWHAIYAGRSREYMPFVDELVDIAPDRVTVWADDEHGRFATVEDLLVRAGPKTAVYVCGPVPMLAAIRAARDEHPGAPMHYERFSPPPVVDGQPFELELARSGRVLGIPANRTALDVMRDHDPTTAYSCQQGFCGTCKVKVLAGQVDRRGRTSEGDDEMLVCVSRAKSNRVVIDA, encoded by the coding sequence ATGGCGGGCACGGGAAGCAGCTGGCGCAGTAGACCCGCCGATCTATACGGCCGCAGCCACCGCGATCGCTTTGCTACCGCCCTGTGGGGCGTGCGCACCTTGTTCGGCGGGTTTGCCTGGGCCTCGCGGTGGGATCCATCGCGGGTGACGCCGGTGCGACGGACACATCAGGCCAGGGTGATCGAGCGCAAACTTGTTGCGCCCGACGTGGTCGCCTTGACTTTGGCCGACCCGGATGGTGGGTTGCTGCCATCGTGGTCACCTGGTGGGCATATCGACGTCCAACTGCCCTCCGGCCGGCGCCGGCAATACTCCCTGTGCGGCCCGCCCGGCCGGCGCACGACATACCGAATTGCCATCCGGCGCATCGCCGACGGAGGCGGTGGCTCTATTGAGATGCATGATTCCTACGGCACCGGCGACATACTTGTTTTCGAAGGCCCGCGAAATGCGTTCTACGTCGGAGCGTCCGAGCGGGACACGCTGTTCGTGATCGGCGGCATCGGGGTGACTCCGATCCTTCCCATGATTCAGGTGGCCCAACAGCGCGGAATCGATTGGCATGCAATATATGCCGGCCGCAGTCGGGAGTATATGCCGTTTGTCGACGAACTGGTGGACATCGCCCCGGACCGGGTGACGGTGTGGGCCGACGATGAACATGGCCGTTTCGCCACCGTCGAGGACCTGCTGGTGCGGGCCGGACCGAAAACCGCTGTTTATGTCTGTGGACCCGTCCCCATGTTGGCGGCGATACGCGCGGCCCGAGATGAACACCCGGGCGCCCCAATGCATTACGAACGGTTCAGCCCGCCTCCGGTGGTGGACGGACAGCCATTCGAGCTGGAACTCGCGCGCTCGGGTCGGGTGCTGGGTATTCCGGCCAACCGGACCGCGCTCGACGTCATGCGCGACCACGACCCGACGACGGCTTATTCGTGCCAGCAGGGATTTTGTGGCACGTGCAAAGTTAAAGTG